In the genome of Populus trichocarpa isolate Nisqually-1 chromosome 6, P.trichocarpa_v4.1, whole genome shotgun sequence, one region contains:
- the LOC112327899 gene encoding DNA mismatch repair protein MSH7 — protein sequence MPRQKSILSFFQKPSQPSQSSDAGERTDGRQAPLFSAKQHNQNVSQPAIHGPVDSSIEIRGTDTPPEKVPRQILPVNIKENEEAKVASLFSSIMHKFVKVDDREKPNGRNQVHSANVCSTSVTFTIPKELPQHGMDTLYSEKDNGFSSSGMVDQTSVLNIESVNDVPGPHTPGMRPLVPRLKRILEDVPKFEDKNGCSFLNSSKRVKPLQDPASLIKNHEEISNSTSKFEWLDPAQIRDANRRRPNDPLYDKKTLYLPPDALKKMSASQKQYWTVKSQYMDVLLFFKVGKFYELYELDAEIGHKELDWKMTLSGVGKCRQVGISESGIDDAVEKLVARGYKVGRVEQLETSDQAKSRGANSVIQRKLVQVVTPSTTTGHNMGPDAVHLLAIKEGNYGVDNGATAYGFAFVDCAALRVWVGSINDDASHAALGALLMQISPKEVIYENRELSRGAQKELRKYSLIGSTALQLSPVLPGTDFVDASEVKNLIQSKDYFKWSTNPWNHALDSIMHQDISLCALGGLIGHLSRLMFDDVLRNADILPYQVYKGCLRMDGQTLVNLEVFSNSADGGSSGTLFNYLDNCVTSSGKRLLRNWICHPLKHVEGINNRLDVIENLMARSEIMLVIAQYLRKLPDLERMLGRVKVSFQASGSLALPLISKKLLKQRVKVFGSLVKGLRNGMDLLLLLLKEEQLISSLSKNFKLPELLGSNGLEKFLVQFEAAVDSEFPNYQNRDVTDSEAGMLSVLIELFIEKAAQWGEVIHAINCIDVLRSFAVTASMSCGAMCRPVILPDSKSISFCEGEGGPVLKIKGLWHPFALGENGLPVPNDVFLGEDSDSQHPRTVLLTGPNMGGKSTLLRATCLAVILAQLGCFVPGEKCVLSLADIIFTRLGATDRIMTGESTFFIECTETASVLQNATQDSLVLLDELGRGTSTYDGYAIAYAVFRHLVEKINCRLLFATHYHPLTKEFASHPHVSLQYMACAFKSKPESYSKSDRDLVFLYRLASGACPGSYGLQVATMAGIPEHVVEAASHAGQLMKNSTGESFKSSERRSEFSTLHEEWLKTLVNVSRIRDCNFDDDDVYDTLFCLWHELKSSYESCSSKSR from the exons ATGCCGCGCCAAAAATCGATACTCTCGTTCTTCCAAAAACCCTCGCAGCCCAGTCAGAGCTCCGACGCCGGAGAAAGGACCGATGGTCGGCAAGCTCCTCTGTTCTCGGCGAAGCAACATAATCAAAACGTGTCTCAACCTGCGATTCATGGACCGGTGGACTCGTCTATTGAAATTAGAGGAACTGACACGCCACCAGAAAAGGTGCCACGTCAGATATTACCGGTGAACATCAAGGAGAACGAGGAGGCCAAAGTTGCTTCGCTTTTCTCGAGCATAATGCATAAGTTCGTTAAGGTCGATGACAGAGAAAAACCTAATGGGag GAACCAGGTTCATTCTGCTAATGTTTGCTCTACATCTGTTACATTTACTATCCCAAAAGAATTGCCTCAGCATGGAATGGATACACTGTACTCTGAGAAAGACAATGGTTTTAGTTCCAGTGGCATGGTTGATCAAACGAGTGTCTTGAATATTGAAAGTGTAAATGATGTTCCTGGGCCACATACACCAGGCATGCGACCCCTAGTTCCTCGTCTGAAGAGAATTCTAGAGGACGTTCCTAAGTTTGAGGATAAGAATGGTTGTTCCTTCCTAAACTCTAGCAAAAGAGTGAAACCACTACAGGACCCAGCTTCcttgataaaaaatcatgagGAAATATCTAATTCAACAAGCAAGTTTGAATGGCTTGACCCTGCCCAAATCAGGGATGCCAATAGGAGAAGGCCCAATGATCCTCTCTATGACAAAAAGACGCTGTACTTACCACCTGATGCATTGAAGAAAATGTCAGCTTCTCAAAAGCAATACTGGACTGTCAAATCTCAGTACATGGATGTTCTACTTTTCTTTAAAGTG GGAAAATTCTATGAGCTCTATGAACTGGATGCTGAAATTGGTCACAAAGAGCTTGATTGGAAAATGACATTAAGCGGTGTGGGGAAATGTCGGCAG GTTGGTATATCTGAAAGTGGGATTGACGATGCTGTTGAAAAGCTGGTAGCTCGTGG ATATAAAGTTGGAAGAGTGGAGCAATTGGAAACATCTGATCAAGCAAAATCTAGGGGTGCAAATTCT GTAATCCAAAGAAAATTGGTACAAGTTGTCACCCCATCAACCACAACTGGACATAATATGGGGCCTGATGCTGTTCACCTTCTTGCCATAAAAGAG GGAAACTATGGGGTGGATAATGGTGCAACTGCTTATGGGTTTGCTTTTGTTGATTGTGCTGCTCTACGAGTTTGGGTTGGATCAATCAATGATGATGCGTCACATGCTGCTTTGGGGGCATTATTGATGCAA ATTTCACCTAAGGAAGTCATATATGAAAATAGAG AGCTTTCCAGAGGCGCTCAGAAAGAACTTAGGAAGTACTCATTAATAG GTTCTACAGCACTGCAATTGTCACCAGTGCTGCCAGGCACTGATTTTGTGGATGCTTCTGaagttaaaaatttgattcaatCGAAGGATTACTTTAAATGGTCTACAAATCCATGGAACCATGCACTTGACAGTATAATGCACCAGGATATATCTCTATGTGCTCTTGGCGGGCTTATTGGTCATCTATCCAGATTGATG TTTGATGATGTTTTAAGGAATGCAGATATTCTACCCTACCAAGTTTATAAGGGTTGCCTTAGAATGGATGGGCAGACTCTAGTAAATCTGGAGGTTTTTAGTAACAGTGCTGATGGTGGTTCATCAG GTACTTTGTTTAACTATCTTGATAACTGCGTGACATCATCTGGTAAGCGGCTTTTGAGGAATTGGATCTGCCATCCACTGAAACATGTTGAAGGCATTAATAATAGGCTTGATGTAATTGAAAATCTAATGGCTCGTTCAGAAATTATGTTAGTTATTGCTCAATATCTTCGCAAGCTTCCAGATTTAGAAAGAATGCTTGGGCGAGTTAAGGTTAGCTTTCAGGCATCAGGTTCTCTTGCACTGCCCTTGATTAGcaaaaaattgttgaaacaaAGA GTGAAAGTGTTCGGGTCTCTGGTGAAAGGGCTTCGGAATGGAATGGATTTGTTATTGCTATTACTGAAGGAAGAGCaactaatttcatcattatcaaaaaattttaaacttccAGAGCTTCTTGGTAGTAATGGGCTTGAAAAATTCCTTGTGCAATTTGAAGCAGCTGTAGATAGTGAATTCCCAAACTACCAG AATCGTGATGTGACAGATTCAGAGGCTGGAATGCTTTCTGTGCTGATTGAGTTATTTATTGAGAAAGCTGCACAGTGGGGTGAAGTCATTCATGCAATCAATTGTATTGATGTGCTTAGATCTTTCGCAGTCACAGCAAGCATGTCATGTGGAGCTATGTGTAGACCTGTTATTTTGCCTGATTCAAAATCCATTTCTTTCTGTGAGGGGGAAGGGGGGCCTGTACTTAAGATTAAAGGGTTATGGCACCCATTTGCCCTTGGAGAGAATGGATTGCCTGTCCCAAATGATGTGTTCCTTGGTGAGGATTCAGATAGCCAACATCCCCGCACTGTGTTGCTGACTGGACCAAATATGGGTGGAAAATCAACACTTCTGCGTGCCACATGTCTAGCTGTTATACTAGCACAG CTTGGTTGTTTCGTTCCCGGTGAGAAGTGTGTTCTCTCACTTGCTGACATAATTTTTACACGGCTTGGTGCCACTGATCGAATAATGACAGGCGAGA GTACATTCTTCATTGAGTGCACAGAAACAGCTTCGGTGCTTCAAAATGCCACTCAAGATTCCCTTGTCCTTCTTGATGAACTGGGTCGAGGAACAAGCACTTATGATGGATACGCCATTGCATATGCT GTATTCCGCCATCTTGTTGAGAAGATAAACTGTCGATTGCTTTTTGCAACACACTATCACCCGCTCACAAAAGAATTTGCTTCTCATCCACATGTTTCATTACAATACATGGCTTGTGCATTCAAGTCAAAACCTGAAAGCTATTCTAAAAGCGACCGGGACCTTGTCTTCTTGTACCGGCTTGCATCTGGAGCATGCCCAGGGAGCTACGGATTGCAAGTGGCAACTATGGCTGGCATTCCTGAGCATGTTGTTGAAGCTGCTTCACATGCTGGTCAACTGATGAAAAATTCAACTGGAGAAAGTTTCAAGTCAAGTGAGCGCAGGTCTGAGTTCTCAACTCTCCATGAAGAGTGGTTGAAGACCCTAGTAAATGTCTCACGAATCAGAGATTgtaattttgatgatgatgatgtttatgACACATTGTTTTGCTTGTGGCATGAGTTGAAGAGCTCGTATGAATCTTGTAGCTCGAAGAGTAGATAG